Genomic segment of Methanoculleus horonobensis:
CTCGGCACCTCCTTCTCCGGAATCAACCTCGTCGAGGTTGCCCTGAGCTGGAACCTCGCCAAGGAGTACCAGAGCATCCTGGAACTGGTTCCGGGAGAACTGAAGCACTTTACCGCCAGTTACCTGCGGCGCTGGGATATCCAGAACGTCGTCACTGTCCTGCGCGGTAAGATGCAGATGATGCCGCCCGGCAAGATCAAGGAGGTCCTGGTTCCGGCCGGCCGACTCGATCGGGTCATTCTCGACCGCCTTATCGCGGAAGAGTCGCCGGAGCGGGTCGCCGAGGCGCTCAAGGGTGAGCGGTTCTACCCCGTCATCGAGCGGGAACTGCCCCGCGCAATGGAGACCGGGTCGTTTGCTCACCTGGAAAACGAGCTCTACAAGGGCTACTACGCGCGGCTCATCACGGATGCGAAAGGAGGCGTCAAGGGCGGGGATATCTTCCTCAAGTATATCCGGCTCGAGATCGATATCCGGAACATCCAGAACCTCTTCCGGCTACGGGCCGGACATGTCCGTGAGGACGTCAGGGAACTGTTGATCAGTGGCGGTTCGTTCACGGTGGACGAGTTGCAGCGTCTCTCGGGACTCGAGAGCCAGGACGAGTTCATCGATGCCTTAAAACGGCAGGTGAAGATGATCCCGCTCCTGAACACGCTTGAAGAGATCCGGGGCAAGACCGCACCCCACGAGATCGAGGTTGCGCTGACCCGGGTCCAGCTGGATCAGATGGAACAGATGTCGAAGCGGTATGCGTTTTCGATCC
This window contains:
- a CDS encoding V-type ATP synthase subunit C: MAGVSSGSAQYIYACTRMRVRKSLLIPREDYLRMLNMSLPEIARFIGETTYRSEIDELGTSFSGINLVEVALSWNLAKEYQSILELVPGELKHFTASYLRRWDIQNVVTVLRGKMQMMPPGKIKEVLVPAGRLDRVILDRLIAEESPERVAEALKGERFYPVIERELPRAMETGSFAHLENELYKGYYARLITDAKGGVKGGDIFLKYIRLEIDIRNIQNLFRLRAGHVREDVRELLISGGSFTVDELQRLSGLESQDEFIDALKRQVKMIPLLNTLEEIRGKTAPHEIEVALTRVQLDQMEQMSKRYAFSILPVLVYLEKKKYEVANLRALARGKEAGLPGERLQGYLVM